From a single Sinorhizobium sp. RAC02 genomic region:
- a CDS encoding dienelactone hydrolase family protein, with protein sequence MDKPQITQAMINAYDDYTHLTLDRRRFMERLTALAGSGAAAAAIAPLLAANSANAEMIASNDARVVARDVVYGGSSGEMKGYLVRPKDAAGPLGSVIVIHENRGLNPHIRDVARRMALEGFIALAPDFLSPSGGTPENEDQAREMIGKLDPAVTVANAEASLKFLTELDGASGKVGAIGFCWGGGLVNRFATKSPELKAGVAYYGAQPPAEDVPAIKAAMMMHYGGLDERINAGIDAYRKALEAAGKTFEIHVYDGVNHAFNNDTSPARYDKAAADLAWQRTVDFLRANLV encoded by the coding sequence ATGGACAAGCCGCAGATCACGCAGGCGATGATCAACGCCTATGACGACTACACCCATCTGACGCTCGACCGCCGCCGCTTCATGGAACGCCTGACGGCGCTTGCGGGCTCGGGCGCTGCCGCCGCCGCCATTGCCCCGCTCTTGGCGGCGAATTCGGCGAACGCCGAAATGATCGCCTCGAATGACGCCCGTGTCGTTGCCAGGGATGTCGTCTACGGCGGCAGTTCCGGCGAGATGAAGGGCTATCTCGTACGTCCGAAGGACGCGGCCGGCCCGCTCGGCAGCGTCATCGTCATCCACGAGAACCGTGGCCTAAACCCGCATATCCGCGATGTGGCGCGCCGCATGGCGCTCGAAGGCTTTATCGCGCTCGCACCCGATTTCCTGTCACCCTCGGGCGGCACGCCGGAGAACGAGGACCAGGCGCGCGAGATGATCGGCAAGCTAGACCCCGCGGTGACGGTGGCGAACGCAGAGGCGAGCCTGAAATTCCTGACCGAGCTCGACGGCGCGAGCGGCAAGGTCGGCGCGATCGGCTTCTGCTGGGGCGGCGGCCTCGTCAATCGCTTCGCCACCAAATCGCCGGAGCTGAAAGCCGGTGTCGCCTATTATGGTGCGCAGCCGCCGGCGGAAGACGTGCCGGCGATCAAGGCGGCGATGATGATGCATTATGGCGGGCTCGACGAACGCATCAATGCCGGCATCGACGCCTATCGCAAGGCGCTGGAAGCGGCGGGCAAGACCTTCGAGATCCACGTCTATGACGGCGTCAACCACGCCTTCAACAACGATACGTCGCCCGCCCGCTACGACAAGGCCGCAGCTGACCTCGCCTGGCAGCGCACGGTGGACTTTTTGAGGGCGAATCTCGTTTAG
- a CDS encoding VOC family protein — translation MLLYTTVGTNDLARAGRFYDAVLPFLGYIRQKEAPGEIGYGADDDMRCRFWVVEPFNREPATFGNGVTIALVAPTRAAVDAFHAAALAQGGTDEGAPGLRPFHASFYAAFVRDHDGNKIAAVCEKPE, via the coding sequence ATGCTTCTCTACACCACCGTCGGCACCAACGACCTCGCCCGCGCCGGCCGGTTCTACGATGCCGTGCTGCCATTCCTCGGCTATATCAGGCAGAAGGAAGCGCCGGGCGAGATCGGCTATGGTGCGGATGACGATATGCGCTGCCGCTTCTGGGTGGTCGAGCCCTTCAACCGCGAGCCCGCGACGTTCGGCAATGGCGTGACGATTGCCCTCGTCGCGCCCACCCGCGCCGCCGTCGATGCCTTCCATGCCGCAGCGCTGGCGCAGGGTGGTACGGACGAAGGTGCGCCGGGCCTGCGCCCGTTCCATGCCAGCTTCTACGCGGCCTTCGTTCGTGATCACGACGGCAACAAGATCGCCGCCGTCTGCGAAAAGCCGGAATAG
- a CDS encoding LysR substrate-binding domain-containing protein: MSAPLDIDQLQTFVAIADTGSFTRAAERVFKTQSAVSMQMRRLEERIGKQLFMKDGRGNRLTAEGERLLNYARRMMRLNNEAIAAFDDNRLEGTLRIGTPDDYADRYMPEIIMRFAKTHPNVELYIVCEPSVDLAEKMGKGELDIALVTHNPRQRQSDVVRTEPLCWVMSANHPLPENAPVPLAVGRRDCQWRQIACAALDSVGRDYQVLFTSWSSTVVAAAVMAGMAVSVLPESALRPGMKVLTQADGFPPLAPVQIGIMRRPGLSPSLSNAITSHITACLDNITPLTANDDLTETEVKVFPRIQRLRQSNILPGW; encoded by the coding sequence ATGTCCGCTCCGTTAGACATAGACCAGCTTCAGACCTTCGTTGCGATTGCCGATACCGGAAGCTTCACGCGAGCCGCCGAGCGGGTCTTCAAGACCCAGTCGGCCGTTTCAATGCAGATGCGCCGCCTCGAGGAACGCATCGGCAAGCAGCTCTTCATGAAGGACGGCCGCGGCAACCGGCTGACCGCCGAGGGCGAGCGCCTGCTCAATTATGCCCGCCGCATGATGCGCCTCAACAACGAGGCCATCGCCGCCTTCGACGACAACCGTCTCGAGGGCACGCTGCGGATCGGCACGCCGGATGATTATGCCGACCGCTACATGCCGGAAATCATCATGCGGTTTGCCAAGACGCATCCGAATGTCGAACTCTACATCGTCTGCGAACCCTCGGTGGACCTCGCGGAAAAGATGGGCAAGGGCGAACTCGACATCGCGCTCGTCACCCACAATCCACGCCAGCGCCAGTCCGATGTCGTGCGGACGGAACCGCTCTGCTGGGTCATGTCGGCCAACCATCCCCTGCCGGAAAATGCGCCGGTGCCGCTCGCTGTCGGCCGGCGGGATTGCCAGTGGCGGCAGATTGCCTGTGCGGCACTCGATTCCGTGGGGCGCGATTATCAGGTGTTGTTCACCAGCTGGTCGTCCACCGTCGTCGCCGCCGCCGTGATGGCGGGCATGGCCGTCTCGGTCTTGCCAGAATCGGCCCTGCGCCCCGGCATGAAAGTGTTGACCCAGGCCGATGGCTTCCCGCCGCTCGCCCCCGTGCAGATCGGCATCATGCGGCGGCCGGGCCTGTCTCCGTCGCTCTCCAATGCCATTACCAGCCATATCACGGCCTGCCTCGACAACATTACGCCGCTGACGGCGAACGATGACCTGACCGAGACCGAAGTGAAGGTCTTCCCACGCATCCAACGGCTGCGGCAGAGCAATATCCTGCCCGGATGGTAA
- the guaB gene encoding IMP dehydrogenase, with protein MARIIETATGLEALTFDDVLLQPGHSEVMPGQTNIATRIAHDFELNLPIISSAMDTVTESRLAIAMAQAGGLGVIHRNLTPAEQAEEVRQVKKFESGMVVNPVTISPDATLADALSLMKMHGISGIPVVENGGNAKAGRLVGILTNRDVRFASDPTQKIYELMTRENLITVKESVDQQEAKRLLHTHRIEKLLVVDGDGRCVGLITVKDMEKSQLNPNASKDAQGRLRAAAAISVGDDGFERAERLIDAGIDLIVVDTAHGHSQRVLDAVARVKKLSNSVRIMAGNVATSDGTKALIDAGADAVKVGIGPGSICTTRIVAGVGVPQLAAIMASVEAAHAADIPVIADGGIKFSGDLAKAIAAGASAVMVGSLLAGTDESPGEVFLYQGRSFKAYRGMGSVGAMARGSADRYFQAEVRDTLKLVPEGIEGQVPYKGPVSGVLHQLAGGLKASMGYVGGKDLKEYQERATFVRISGAGLRESHAHDVTITRESPNYPGAV; from the coding sequence ATGGCGCGCATCATTGAAACCGCAACCGGTCTCGAAGCCCTGACTTTCGACGACGTTCTCCTGCAGCCCGGTCACTCCGAGGTCATGCCGGGCCAGACGAACATCGCCACCCGCATCGCGCACGACTTCGAACTCAACCTGCCGATCATTTCCTCCGCCATGGATACCGTGACGGAAAGCCGTCTCGCCATTGCCATGGCGCAGGCCGGTGGCCTCGGCGTCATCCACCGCAACCTGACGCCGGCCGAACAGGCCGAAGAAGTCCGCCAGGTGAAGAAATTCGAAAGCGGCATGGTCGTCAATCCGGTCACGATCAGCCCGGACGCCACGCTTGCCGACGCGCTGTCGCTGATGAAGATGCACGGTATTTCCGGTATCCCCGTCGTGGAAAACGGTGGCAATGCCAAGGCCGGCCGCCTCGTCGGCATTCTCACGAACCGCGACGTGCGCTTCGCTTCCGATCCGACGCAGAAGATCTACGAACTGATGACCCGTGAGAACCTGATCACGGTGAAGGAAAGCGTCGATCAGCAGGAAGCCAAGCGCCTGCTGCACACGCATCGTATCGAGAAGCTGCTGGTCGTCGACGGTGACGGTCGTTGCGTCGGCCTCATCACGGTCAAGGACATGGAGAAGTCGCAGCTGAACCCCAACGCCTCCAAGGATGCGCAGGGCCGGCTTCGCGCCGCCGCCGCGATTTCCGTCGGCGACGATGGCTTCGAGCGGGCCGAGCGGCTCATCGATGCGGGCATCGACCTGATCGTCGTCGACACCGCGCACGGCCATTCGCAGCGAGTCCTCGATGCCGTTGCCCGCGTGAAGAAACTCTCGAACTCGGTGCGCATCATGGCCGGCAACGTCGCCACTTCCGATGGCACCAAGGCGTTGATCGATGCCGGCGCGGACGCCGTCAAGGTCGGCATCGGCCCGGGCTCGATCTGCACCACCCGCATCGTCGCCGGCGTCGGCGTGCCGCAGCTTGCAGCCATCATGGCGTCCGTCGAAGCCGCCCACGCAGCCGACATCCCGGTCATCGCCGATGGCGGCATCAAGTTCTCCGGCGACCTGGCCAAGGCCATCGCCGCCGGCGCCTCGGCCGTCATGGTCGGCTCGCTGCTCGCCGGTACGGATGAAAGCCCGGGCGAAGTCTTCCTCTACCAGGGCCGCTCCTTCAAGGCCTATCGCGGCATGGGCTCCGTCGGTGCCATGGCGCGTGGTTCCGCCGATCGCTACTTCCAGGCGGAAGTGCGCGACACGCTGAAGCTGGTGCCGGAAGGCATCGAGGGCCAGGTTCCTTACAAGGGCCCGGTCTCGGGCGTGCTGCACCAGCTCGCCGGGGGCTTGAAGGCTTCCATGGGCTATGTCGGCGGCAAGGATCTCAAGGAGTATCAGGAGCGCGCGACCTTCGTGCGCATCTCCGGTGCCGGCCTGCGCGAAAGCCACGCGCACGACGTCACGATCACCCGCGAAAGCCCGAATTATCCCGGCGCCGTCTGA
- a CDS encoding methyl-accepting chemotaxis protein, whose amino-acid sequence MRISRKLPLAAAVLTLLSIGAASAVSLIVSADTVTEQVMQKLEATADGRRNEARTYLEGMKLDLLSLSTAMPTTQAFYGFAGAWGALGKEPAKELHERYITNNPNPPATRFLLDTAKKDNFDRAHKQYHVTFRKHLESQGYADLYMIDPKGNVLYSVAKAEDFGANLLDGPYKDSGLTAAFKDALALKEPGGIVFSDFSAYAALGGTPAAFIAAPITMNGRTLGIMAIRVPNAKIDAIFGNSKGLGETGETVLVRADGTVLTDSARTPEPDALKTQLDITGLPVGSETHGTIADAAGAELYAAASPLSFGGTDWSVIAKITKAEATAGLMRGTLIVLGLTAAIIGLAILAATIFSRALTRPIHQLVKAMTELAAGNTEIVLPKENRADEIGDMVRSVAVFRAAALDKDALERSSAESREFTAREQQAQEQAKAEQQRQVQQAVETLGAALERLSAGDLSTVIDHEFSDGLDELRVDFNTSVRRLAETIAAVSSNARSIDGKVAHVDAAARDMAERTESQVAALERTTEAVGQMMEAIRSSTARAGEASRMATEAKSSTDLSSAVVSDAVSAMERIEGASREISSIINVIDQIAFQTNLLALNAGVEAARAGDAGKGFAVVAQEVRELAQRSANAAKDIKALITKSGVEVAKGVDLVQQTGAALSGIAEQVTRINDHIHSIAAAANQQSSSLGDISRSMNAMEQVTAQNRQAVSQTAAGMSGLAGDTRSLAAIVERFNVPREVAQDRAAA is encoded by the coding sequence ATGCGGATTTCCCGGAAACTGCCCCTTGCTGCCGCCGTGCTCACGCTTCTTTCCATCGGTGCCGCCAGCGCCGTGTCGCTGATCGTCAGCGCCGATACCGTCACCGAACAGGTGATGCAGAAGCTGGAGGCGACCGCCGACGGACGGCGCAACGAGGCCCGCACCTATCTGGAAGGCATGAAGCTCGATCTGCTCAGCCTTTCCACTGCCATGCCGACGACACAGGCCTTCTACGGCTTTGCCGGCGCCTGGGGCGCACTCGGCAAAGAACCGGCGAAAGAGCTGCACGAGCGCTACATCACGAACAACCCGAACCCGCCGGCGACACGTTTCCTGCTCGACACCGCGAAGAAAGACAATTTCGACCGCGCCCACAAGCAGTACCATGTGACCTTCCGCAAACATCTGGAATCGCAGGGTTACGCCGATCTCTACATGATCGACCCCAAGGGCAACGTGCTCTACTCGGTCGCCAAGGCCGAGGATTTCGGCGCCAACCTGCTTGATGGCCCCTACAAGGACAGCGGCCTGACGGCTGCCTTCAAGGACGCGCTGGCACTCAAGGAGCCCGGCGGAATCGTCTTTTCCGATTTCTCCGCCTATGCTGCGCTCGGCGGCACGCCGGCGGCCTTCATTGCTGCCCCCATCACCATGAACGGCCGCACGCTCGGCATCATGGCGATCCGCGTGCCGAACGCCAAGATCGACGCCATTTTCGGCAACAGCAAGGGCCTCGGCGAGACCGGCGAAACGGTGCTGGTGCGCGCCGATGGCACGGTTCTCACCGATTCCGCCCGTACGCCGGAGCCGGATGCACTGAAGACGCAGCTCGACATCACGGGTCTGCCGGTTGGCAGCGAGACCCATGGCACGATCGCGGATGCCGCAGGCGCGGAACTCTACGCCGCGGCATCACCGCTCTCCTTTGGTGGTACGGACTGGTCGGTTATCGCGAAAATCACCAAGGCCGAGGCGACGGCCGGCCTGATGCGCGGCACGCTGATCGTGCTTGGCCTCACAGCGGCGATCATCGGCCTGGCAATCCTTGCCGCAACCATCTTCTCCCGCGCGCTGACCCGGCCCATCCACCAGCTCGTCAAGGCGATGACGGAGCTTGCTGCCGGCAACACCGAAATCGTCCTGCCGAAGGAAAACCGCGCCGACGAGATCGGCGACATGGTGCGCTCCGTCGCCGTCTTCCGCGCCGCAGCCCTTGATAAGGATGCGCTGGAGCGCTCCAGCGCGGAAAGCCGCGAATTCACGGCACGCGAGCAGCAGGCGCAGGAACAGGCGAAGGCCGAGCAGCAGCGGCAGGTGCAGCAGGCGGTCGAAACGCTTGGCGCAGCCCTTGAACGGCTGTCCGCCGGTGACCTGTCGACGGTCATCGACCATGAATTCTCGGACGGGCTCGACGAGTTGCGCGTGGATTTCAACACCTCCGTGCGCCGTCTCGCGGAAACCATCGCCGCCGTGTCGTCCAACGCCCGTTCGATCGACGGCAAGGTCGCCCATGTCGATGCCGCCGCTCGCGACATGGCCGAGCGCACGGAAAGCCAGGTCGCGGCGCTGGAGCGTACCACGGAGGCCGTCGGCCAGATGATGGAAGCGATCCGCAGTTCCACGGCGCGCGCCGGTGAGGCGTCGCGCATGGCAACGGAGGCCAAAAGCAGCACGGACCTGTCGAGCGCCGTCGTCTCGGATGCAGTCTCCGCCATGGAGCGCATCGAAGGGGCTTCCCGCGAAATCTCCAGCATCATCAACGTCATCGACCAGATCGCCTTCCAGACGAACCTGCTGGCGCTGAATGCCGGCGTGGAAGCGGCCCGGGCAGGGGATGCCGGCAAGGGCTTTGCGGTCGTGGCACAGGAAGTGCGTGAATTGGCGCAGCGCTCCGCCAACGCCGCCAAGGACATCAAGGCGCTGATCACCAAGTCGGGTGTCGAGGTCGCGAAGGGCGTGGATCTCGTGCAGCAGACGGGTGCGGCGCTTTCCGGCATTGCCGAGCAGGTCACCCGCATCAACGATCATATCCACTCGATCGCCGCGGCCGCCAACCAGCAGTCGTCAAGCCTCGGCGATATCAGCCGTTCGATGAACGCGATGGAGCAGGTGACGGCGCAGAACCGTCAGGCGGTTTCGCAGACGGCCGCCGGCATGTCCGGCCTTGCCGGCGATACACGCTCGCTTGCGGCGATCGTCGAGCGCTTCAATGTGCCGAGGGAAGTGGCGCAGGATCGGGCTGCCGCCTGA
- a CDS encoding DUF1127 domain-containing protein: MRMIDRRLEIDILATRRPAPSLFDRVRNATYRVARVWQNRRLINRLSELDDHQLLDMGLCRSDVREVMTSSFFSDAGLHLTIAARERARRHLRGGRSD; this comes from the coding sequence ATGCGCATGATCGACCGTAGACTGGAAATCGATATCCTCGCAACGCGCCGTCCGGCCCCGAGCCTCTTCGACCGTGTTCGCAACGCCACCTACAGAGTTGCGCGCGTTTGGCAGAATCGCCGCCTGATCAACCGGTTGAGCGAACTCGACGATCATCAGCTCCTCGACATGGGGCTGTGCCGGAGCGACGTTCGGGAGGTCATGACCTCCTCGTTCTTCTCCGATGCCGGCCTGCACCTGACGATTGCGGCACGCGAACGCGCCCGCCGTCATCTGCGCGGCGGCCGCTCGGATTGA
- a CDS encoding RlmE family RNA methyltransferase → MSKPPVAGNRTGRKLGQKVKKGKLKASSRRWLERHINDPYVQRAKLEGYRARAAFKLLEIDEKHNILAGARRIIDLGAAPGSWSQIAAKVTDSTDADPRVAAIDFLEMDPLAGVRVLQMDFLDDDAPAKLIEAVGGTPDLVVSDMAAPTTGHRQTDHIRTMHLCEVAAHFAVEVLAEGGHFLAKTFQGGTERDLLNMLKQNFRQVIHVKPGASRAESVEMFLLAKGFKGRKARDEAADTEEGA, encoded by the coding sequence ATGAGCAAGCCCCCCGTTGCCGGCAACCGCACTGGCCGCAAACTCGGCCAGAAGGTCAAGAAGGGCAAGCTGAAGGCGTCCTCGCGCCGCTGGCTCGAACGCCACATCAACGATCCCTACGTGCAGCGCGCCAAGCTCGAGGGCTATCGCGCCCGCGCGGCCTTCAAGCTGCTGGAGATCGACGAGAAGCACAACATTCTCGCCGGTGCCCGCCGCATCATCGATCTGGGTGCTGCCCCCGGGAGCTGGTCGCAGATCGCCGCCAAGGTGACGGATTCGACCGATGCCGACCCGCGCGTTGCGGCCATCGACTTCCTGGAGATGGACCCGCTGGCAGGTGTGCGCGTCCTCCAGATGGACTTTCTGGATGACGATGCCCCGGCAAAGCTCATCGAAGCCGTCGGTGGCACGCCGGATCTCGTGGTGTCCGACATGGCCGCGCCGACCACCGGCCACCGCCAGACGGACCACATACGCACCATGCATCTGTGCGAGGTTGCCGCGCATTTCGCCGTGGAGGTGCTGGCCGAGGGTGGGCATTTCCTGGCAAAGACCTTCCAGGGCGGTACGGAGCGTGATCTCCTCAACATGCTCAAGCAGAATTTCAGGCAGGTCATCCATGTGAAACCCGGTGCCTCGCGCGCCGAATCGGTGGAAATGTTTCTGCTCGCCAAGGGCTTTAAAGGCCGCAAGGCGAGGGACGAGGCGGCGGACACGGAAGAGGGCGCCTGA
- a CDS encoding MBL fold metallo-hydrolase, producing the protein MGDHSTISRRSLFLAVGVSTLAAPLVLNRAAVFAQSESDATDMRVSPLETRSFKLGSFRILTVRDGIRPSGAPNETYGLNQSADAVGALLTENFLPADTLVNSFTPTLVDTGSEVVLFDTGMGEGGRDAGMGRLTEGLKYAGYTPDQISVVVITHMHGDHIGGLMEGGKPAFPNARYVTGRTEYDFWVNPERMGTPAEQGHQGVLAKVQPFAEKLTFIENEGQVVPGITGLDAFGHSPGHMIFRVESEGKAIILTADTANHYVLSLQRPDWEVRFDMDKAQAAVTRKKVFDMIATDKLAFIGYHMPFPAAGFVEKGGEGYRFVPVSYQFDI; encoded by the coding sequence ATGGGAGACCATTCGACAATCTCGCGCAGATCCTTGTTTCTGGCCGTAGGTGTGAGCACATTGGCCGCGCCGCTGGTTTTGAACCGCGCGGCTGTTTTCGCCCAATCCGAGAGTGACGCCACCGACATGCGCGTAAGCCCCCTCGAAACCCGCAGCTTCAAGCTCGGCAGTTTTCGCATCCTGACGGTGCGCGATGGCATACGCCCCTCCGGTGCCCCGAACGAGACCTATGGCCTCAATCAGTCGGCCGACGCGGTTGGCGCGCTGCTTACCGAGAATTTCCTGCCTGCCGATACCTTGGTCAACAGCTTCACGCCGACGCTGGTCGACACCGGCTCGGAGGTCGTGCTGTTTGATACAGGCATGGGCGAGGGCGGGCGCGACGCAGGCATGGGGCGCCTCACCGAAGGGCTGAAATATGCCGGCTACACCCCGGACCAGATTTCCGTCGTCGTCATCACCCACATGCATGGCGACCATATCGGCGGGCTGATGGAGGGTGGCAAGCCGGCCTTCCCTAATGCGCGCTATGTTACCGGCCGCACGGAATATGATTTCTGGGTCAACCCGGAGCGCATGGGCACGCCGGCCGAGCAGGGCCATCAGGGCGTATTGGCCAAGGTGCAGCCGTTCGCCGAAAAGCTGACCTTCATCGAGAACGAGGGCCAGGTCGTGCCCGGCATCACCGGCCTCGATGCCTTCGGCCATTCGCCCGGCCACATGATCTTCCGCGTCGAATCGGAAGGTAAGGCGATCATCCTTACGGCGGATACGGCAAACCACTATGTGCTGTCGCTTCAGCGGCCGGACTGGGAGGTGCGTTTCGACATGGACAAGGCGCAGGCCGCAGTCACGCGCAAGAAGGTGTTCGACATGATCGCGACCGACAAGCTCGCCTTCATCGGCTACCACATGCCGTTCCCCGCCGCCGGTTTCGTCGAAAAGGGCGGCGAGGGCTACCGCTTCGTGCCGGTGAGCTACCAGTTCGATATTTGA
- a CDS encoding DHA2 family efflux MFS transporter permease subunit, which produces MNRIVPLILAVALFMEQMDSTVIATSLPAIAADLGVGPITLKLALTSYMVSLATFIPLSGWMADRFGAKRIFRLAILVFVAGSILCAVADSLIAFVVSRFLQGMGGAMMTPVARLVLVRSTSRSELVSAMALLTIPALVGPLAGPPLGGFITTYFSWHWIFLINVPVGIIGYILSGIYLPEIRAAAPPPLDWIGFFLSAVAASGTMFGLSVISLPALPPIIGIAATVIGLACGVLYVRHARRHPTPLLDLKLFRDSAFRAAAIGGTLFRISVGAVPFLMPLMLQVGFGLSPFQSGLVTFTGAIGAITTKFIAKRVLTFAGFRTTLIVAAICGTVLTFVNGFFTPATPFWFMALVLLVAGLARSFFFTSVNALSFADISDEDASKATSMTAVLQQMSLAMGVAVAGTILEIETSLTGSPLELRDFQIAFMVISAITITAVIPFITMAKNAGAAVSGHRLVAPEEETAAVK; this is translated from the coding sequence ATGAACCGTATCGTCCCCCTCATCCTCGCCGTCGCGCTCTTCATGGAGCAGATGGATTCCACCGTCATCGCTACGTCGCTGCCGGCGATTGCCGCCGATCTCGGCGTGGGACCGATCACACTGAAGCTGGCGCTCACCTCCTACATGGTGTCGCTCGCGACCTTCATTCCGCTCAGCGGCTGGATGGCGGACCGCTTCGGGGCAAAACGCATCTTTCGGCTTGCCATCCTCGTCTTCGTCGCCGGCTCCATCCTCTGTGCCGTGGCCGACAGCCTCATCGCCTTCGTCGTCTCGCGCTTCCTGCAGGGCATGGGCGGGGCAATGATGACGCCGGTCGCCCGCCTCGTGCTGGTGCGCAGCACGTCGCGCTCCGAGCTGGTCTCCGCCATGGCGCTGCTGACGATCCCCGCACTCGTCGGCCCGCTTGCCGGCCCACCGCTCGGCGGCTTCATCACCACCTATTTCTCCTGGCACTGGATCTTTCTGATCAACGTGCCGGTCGGCATCATCGGCTACATCCTTTCCGGCATCTACCTGCCGGAAATCCGCGCCGCCGCCCCGCCGCCGCTTGACTGGATCGGCTTCTTCCTGAGCGCCGTCGCCGCCTCCGGCACGATGTTCGGCCTCTCGGTGATCAGCCTTCCCGCCCTGCCGCCGATCATCGGCATCGCCGCGACCGTCATCGGGCTCGCCTGCGGCGTGCTCTATGTGCGCCACGCGCGCCGCCACCCGACGCCGCTGCTCGACCTGAAACTCTTCCGTGACAGCGCCTTCCGCGCCGCTGCCATCGGCGGCACGCTGTTTCGCATCTCGGTCGGCGCCGTGCCCTTTCTGATGCCGCTGATGCTGCAGGTCGGCTTCGGCCTGTCGCCCTTCCAGTCCGGCCTCGTCACCTTCACCGGCGCGATCGGCGCCATCACCACTAAATTCATCGCCAAGCGGGTGCTGACCTTCGCCGGCTTCCGCACGACGCTGATCGTTGCCGCCATCTGCGGCACCGTGCTGACCTTCGTGAATGGCTTCTTCACGCCGGCCACGCCCTTCTGGTTCATGGCGCTCGTGCTGCTGGTCGCGGGCCTTGCACGTTCGTTCTTCTTCACCAGCGTGAACGCGCTTTCCTTTGCCGATATTTCCGACGAGGATGCCAGCAAGGCGACCTCGATGACCGCAGTGCTTCAGCAGATGAGCCTCGCCATGGGCGTCGCGGTCGCCGGCACGATCCTCGAAATCGAGACGTCGCTCACCGGATCGCCGCTCGAACTGCGTGATTTCCAGATCGCCTTCATGGTGATTTCGGCCATCACCATCACCGCCGTCATTCCGTTCATTACCATGGCAAAGAACGCCGGCGCCGCCGTCTCCGGCCACCGTCTGGTGGCACCGGAAGAAGAAACGGCCGCGGTGAAGTAG
- a CDS encoding MAPEG family protein, whose amino-acid sequence MSPTEATIWPMIAHVALVFCLYLLLSFRRVGAVKNGSARVEQFRENREEPTESLVVKNCLANQFELPVLFYAVSILLYLVDADNPVTVAGGWLFVALRYAHAYVHVTSNRIRYRRPLFIAGLAVVGLLWIWLGVWLAFT is encoded by the coding sequence ATGTCTCCCACGGAAGCCACGATCTGGCCGATGATCGCGCATGTCGCGCTCGTCTTCTGCCTCTATTTGCTGCTCTCGTTCCGCCGCGTCGGTGCGGTCAAGAACGGCAGCGCACGCGTCGAGCAATTCCGCGAAAACCGTGAGGAGCCGACCGAAAGCCTCGTGGTCAAGAACTGCCTCGCCAACCAGTTCGAGCTGCCGGTGCTGTTCTACGCCGTGAGCATCCTGCTTTACCTCGTCGATGCCGACAATCCGGTGACCGTCGCCGGTGGCTGGCTGTTCGTCGCGCTGCGCTATGCGCATGCCTATGTGCATGTCACCAGCAACCGCATCCGCTATCGCCGTCCGCTGTTCATCGCGGGTCTTGCGGTGGTCGGCCTGCTGTGGATCTGGCTCGGCGTCTGGCTCGCCTTTACCTGA
- a CDS encoding GNAT family N-acetyltransferase, protein MVTQLPLDGIPARKAGPPTVRIRFARGDEVETLRQIERSAAQAFRLIEALSWLAVGDVQDAERHHELLAQGTNWAAVGADDDPVGFLSAEVVGRDLHIWELSVDHLHQGFGIGRQLIQHAIDHAAAHGLDAVTLTTFRTIPWNCPYYERLGFRTLDEAELSPRLAEVLDLEAEHGLARDTRCAMRLAVDG, encoded by the coding sequence ATGGTAACGCAGCTTCCCCTCGACGGCATTCCCGCGCGCAAGGCCGGGCCGCCCACCGTGAGGATCCGCTTTGCCCGCGGAGACGAGGTCGAGACACTTCGCCAGATCGAACGCTCGGCCGCGCAGGCCTTCCGGCTGATCGAGGCACTTTCCTGGCTTGCCGTCGGCGACGTGCAAGACGCCGAGCGACATCACGAACTCCTCGCACAGGGAACGAACTGGGCAGCGGTTGGCGCGGACGATGATCCCGTCGGCTTCCTGAGCGCGGAAGTCGTCGGGCGCGACCTGCACATCTGGGAGCTTTCCGTCGACCATCTGCACCAGGGCTTCGGCATCGGGCGCCAGTTGATCCAGCACGCCATCGATCACGCCGCGGCGCACGGCCTCGATGCCGTGACGCTTACCACGTTCCGCACCATCCCGTGGAATTGCCCCTACTACGAACGGCTCGGTTTTCGCACGCTGGACGAAGCCGAGCTGTCGCCGCGTCTCGCGGAAGTGCTCGACCTCGAAGCCGAACACGGGCTTGCACGCGACACCCGTTGCGCCATGCGCCTGGCGGTCGACGGCTAG